GGCTGGAGCACGTGCGGCGTGCGGTCGAGGATCCCGCTCATGCGGCGCCTCCCGCGGGTACGGCGTCGGCGGGCGCGGCCTCGGCGTCGGCGGCGTCCGGAGCCGGCTCCTCGTCGGGCAGGCGCAGCGGCGGCACCGCGGCCTCGATGTCCGCGCGGCTGGGCTCCAGCCACGGCGGGAGGCGGAGGCTGCGGCCGAGCTCGAGCAGCGGCTCGTCGATGTCGAAGCCGGGCGTGTCCGTCGCGATCTCGAACAGCACGCCGCCGGGCTCGCGGAAGTAGACGGACGTGAAGTACTGCCGGTCGAGGATCTGCGTCACCTGGTGCCCGCGGTCCGCCAGCTCGTCGCGCCACGCCTGCTGGGTGGCGCGATCGGGCACGCGGAACGCGACGTGGTGCACGGTGCCGCCGGCCGTGAGGCCCTGCGGCGCGGCCGGCTCGGCGACGAGGTCGACGATCGCGCCGGGCCCGCCGTCGCCCGCGGCGAAGCGGAAGCGGCCGTCGCGCTCGTCGACGAGCCGGAGGCCGAGGTCGTCGGTGAGGACGGACGCGGTGCCCGCGGGATCCCGCACGGTGAGCACCGAGGAGTGCTGGCCGCGGATCGCGTGCTCGGCCGGCACGTCGGCGGAGTCCCAGGGGGCGCGCGGGTCGGCCACGGAGGAGGCGACGAGGTCGATCCGCAGGCCGTCGGGGTCGCGCAGCGAGAGGCGCTCCTCCTCGGATCCGGTCGACGAGATCGACGAGGCGACGCCGACCCGACGCAGGTGCTCGGCCCACCAGCCGAGGCTCCCGGCCGGCACCGAGAACGCGGTGGACGTGGACTGCCCGGCGCCGACGCGGCCCGCCGGGACTCCCTTCCACGGGAAGAAGGTGAGGAGCGATCCGGGACGGCCCTCGGTGTCGCCGTAGTAGAGGTGGTAGCTGCCGGGACTGTCGAAGTTGACGGTGCGCTTGACGAGCCGGAGGCCCATCGCGCGCACGTAGAAGTCGACGTTCCGCTGCGGGTCGCCGCCGATGGCGGTCACGTGGTGCAGTCCCTGGGTGCTGGCGGTCATGATGCGCTCCTTCCGCGCGGCCCGGTCGGGCCATGTCCATGCAAACGCATGGGATGCGCGATCATTCCCCGAGCGCGTGCGGAGGACGGCGGCACGCCCGTGGCGCCTGCCTCCGCCGTGCGTGCGCGTCAGTCGTCGAGGTGCGCGATGGCGTGGTCCGCCTCCTCGGGGGTGAACCTCTCGCCGTACTCGCTCGTCAGCTGCTCGTAGAGGCCGGCCTTGCTCATGTCCAGGCCGTTCGCGTAGGTCTCGGCCTTGATCAGCGCGGTCGCGCTCTCGGCGGGCACCGCGGGGGCGCCGACCTCGACGGATGCCTCGGCCGAGGGGGTGCGGGACTCGAGGTCGGCCACGCTGCCGATGGCGGCGGCGAACGCGATGGTGACGATGAGCGACGTGACGGCCGCGACCGCACCGAGGGAGAGGCCGGCGATCGCCATGCCCTTGCTCTGCGCGCGGCGGAGGGCGAGGATCCCGAGCACGACGGCCGCGACGCCGAGGGCGATGCCCAGGATCGGCACGAGTCCCGACAGGAAGGCGACGATGCCGACCACCAGGGCCGCGATCGCGAGGCCCTGGGGGCGCACGGCGTAGGGCGGCGGCATCGTGGCGGGTCCGGCCGGGAAGGGCGGTCCGGCCGGGAAGGACGGGCCGGCCGGGAACGCGGGGCCGGGCGGGAAGGCGGGGCCGGCCGGGGCGGCGTAGGCAGCGGGGGCGGCGGCGGCCGGCGCGCCGGAGGCGGCGGGGGCGTCGGCCGCCGGGGCGTCCGCGGCGGCCGGGGCGGCCGGGCCGTAGGGGGTCGGCGGCGGCGTCTGCTGCGGCTCCGACGACGGGGGTCCGGGCTGCTCGGGGGAGGTCATGCCCGCAGCATCCCAGCGCCGCGGGCGGCCGCCGCCTCGATCCGGGCCCGTGCGCACCCCCACTTCGCGGGCCGGTGCCCCCACTTCGCGGGCGCCCGACCGGGCCGGGACGGTGCCCGC
This is a stretch of genomic DNA from Clavibacter zhangzhiyongii. It encodes these proteins:
- a CDS encoding ring-cleaving dioxygenase, with amino-acid sequence MTASTQGLHHVTAIGGDPQRNVDFYVRAMGLRLVKRTVNFDSPGSYHLYYGDTEGRPGSLLTFFPWKGVPAGRVGAGQSTSTAFSVPAGSLGWWAEHLRRVGVASSISSTGSEEERLSLRDPDGLRIDLVASSVADPRAPWDSADVPAEHAIRGQHSSVLTVRDPAGTASVLTDDLGLRLVDERDGRFRFAAGDGGPGAIVDLVAEPAAPQGLTAGGTVHHVAFRVPDRATQQAWRDELADRGHQVTQILDRQYFTSVYFREPGGVLFEIATDTPGFDIDEPLLELGRSLRLPPWLEPSRADIEAAVPPLRLPDEEPAPDAADAEAAPADAVPAGGAA
- a CDS encoding Ltp family lipoprotein translates to MTSPEQPGPPSSEPQQTPPPTPYGPAAPAAADAPAADAPAASGAPAAAAPAAYAAPAGPAFPPGPAFPAGPSFPAGPPFPAGPATMPPPYAVRPQGLAIAALVVGIVAFLSGLVPILGIALGVAAVVLGILALRRAQSKGMAIAGLSLGAVAAVTSLIVTIAFAAAIGSVADLESRTPSAEASVEVGAPAVPAESATALIKAETYANGLDMSKAGLYEQLTSEYGERFTPEEADHAIAHLDD